In one Saccharibacillus brassicae genomic region, the following are encoded:
- the purD gene encoding phosphoribosylamine--glycine ligase, producing MDILVVGGGGREHAICVSLSQSQRAGKIYCAPGNAGIARTAECVDIGVFDFDALTAFALEKNIGLAVIGPDDPLAGGIVDAFEAKGIPVFGPRANAAEIEGSKAFMKNLLKKYNIPTAAYETFDDYDTALAYVRTQGAPIVIKTDGLAAGKGVTVAQTLEEAEKALHDAMVGGTFGTAGSTVVIEECMTGEEMSILAFVDGETVRAMPAAQDHKPVYDGDLGPNTGGMGTYSPLPHIDPAIVERAIEEIVKPTALAMVSEGRPFTGVLFAGLMIEADGTPRTIEFNARFGDPETQVVLPRLESDLLEIFLAAVNGTLADADIRWSDEAAVCVVLASEGYPASYPKGRVITGIEDAESDERSLVFHAGTARNEAGELVTAGGRVLGVVGRGAGLAEARDAAYAAAQRIAFDGAHMRGDIAAKALPRG from the coding sequence ATGGATATTTTGGTTGTGGGAGGCGGCGGCCGCGAGCATGCGATCTGCGTATCGCTGTCGCAGTCGCAGCGAGCCGGGAAGATCTACTGCGCGCCGGGCAACGCCGGCATCGCCCGGACGGCGGAATGCGTCGATATCGGCGTGTTCGATTTTGACGCGCTGACGGCTTTTGCGCTGGAGAAAAACATCGGCCTGGCCGTGATCGGCCCGGACGATCCGCTGGCGGGCGGCATCGTGGACGCGTTCGAAGCCAAAGGCATTCCGGTATTCGGCCCGCGGGCGAACGCGGCGGAGATCGAAGGCAGCAAAGCCTTCATGAAAAATCTGCTCAAAAAATACAACATTCCGACGGCTGCGTACGAAACGTTCGACGATTATGATACGGCTTTGGCTTATGTGCGCACACAGGGCGCTCCGATCGTAATCAAGACCGACGGCCTGGCCGCGGGCAAAGGCGTAACGGTCGCGCAGACGCTCGAAGAAGCGGAAAAAGCGCTGCACGACGCCATGGTCGGCGGCACTTTCGGCACGGCGGGCAGTACAGTCGTCATCGAAGAATGCATGACGGGCGAAGAGATGTCGATCCTGGCGTTCGTCGACGGCGAGACCGTTCGTGCGATGCCGGCGGCGCAGGACCACAAGCCGGTCTACGACGGCGACCTCGGCCCGAACACCGGCGGCATGGGCACGTATTCGCCGCTGCCGCATATCGATCCGGCGATCGTCGAACGCGCGATCGAAGAGATCGTCAAGCCGACCGCCCTCGCGATGGTCAGCGAAGGCCGTCCATTTACCGGCGTCCTGTTCGCCGGCCTGATGATCGAAGCCGACGGCACGCCGCGCACGATCGAGTTCAACGCGCGCTTCGGCGACCCGGAGACCCAGGTCGTGCTGCCGCGTCTGGAGAGCGACCTGCTGGAGATCTTCCTCGCCGCCGTAAACGGCACGCTTGCGGACGCGGACATCCGCTGGAGCGACGAAGCGGCGGTCTGCGTCGTGCTGGCTTCCGAAGGCTATCCGGCTTCGTACCCGAAAGGGCGGGTCATTACCGGCATCGAAGATGCCGAGAGCGACGAACGTTCGCTCGTGTTCCACGCAGGCACCGCGCGTAACGAAGCCGGCGAGCTTGTGACCGCCGGCGGCCGCGTGCTCGGCGTCGTCGGCCGCGGCGCCGGCCTCGCCGAAGCGCGCGACGCCGCTTACGCGGCGGCGCAGCGCATCGCGTTCGACGGCGCGCATATGCGCGGCGACATCGCGGCGAAGGCGCTGCCGCGGGGGTGA
- a CDS encoding AraC family transcriptional regulator yields MDYTACLQRTLDHIEDHLKEPLTAEQLADLAGFSLYHFYKVFHSRTGLPVMDYVRRRRLAHAAADMAGSRTLLAIALDYGFETHAGFTKAFRKTYGLTPEQYRIHATGRVPERVDLAKLADYHMTGGIMMRPTLVTKPEIKLAGYALETTMNGENLTEIPAFWNRYIEENRGRDLQETLAPVSPAEYGACIMLPGKPEHFLYLIGVEVADFDSVPERMQTAVLPASTYAVFTTPAADRANGAFSDAIQGMTTYVYNEWFPNSGYTFASGGVEFELYDARSDGDSNLQMDLYVPVEKQAE; encoded by the coding sequence ATGGACTATACCGCATGTCTCCAGCGCACGCTGGACCATATCGAAGATCATCTCAAAGAACCGCTGACGGCCGAACAATTGGCGGATCTGGCCGGGTTCTCGCTGTATCACTTCTATAAAGTGTTTCACTCGCGGACCGGCCTGCCCGTTATGGATTACGTCCGCCGGCGCAGGCTCGCCCACGCCGCGGCCGATATGGCCGGCAGCCGAACGCTGCTTGCGATCGCGCTGGACTACGGGTTCGAGACGCATGCGGGCTTCACCAAAGCTTTTCGCAAAACGTACGGTTTGACCCCCGAACAGTATCGCATCCACGCCACCGGCCGCGTTCCCGAACGGGTGGACCTTGCGAAGCTGGCCGACTACCATATGACCGGAGGAATAATGATGCGACCTACCCTTGTAACCAAACCCGAAATCAAGCTGGCGGGCTATGCCCTGGAGACCACAATGAACGGCGAGAACCTGACCGAAATTCCCGCTTTTTGGAACCGCTATATTGAAGAAAACCGGGGCCGGGATCTGCAAGAGACGCTGGCTCCCGTCAGCCCTGCCGAATACGGCGCGTGCATTATGCTGCCCGGCAAGCCGGAGCATTTCCTGTACCTGATCGGCGTGGAAGTCGCCGACTTCGACAGCGTGCCGGAGCGGATGCAGACCGCCGTCCTTCCGGCGTCCACGTACGCCGTGTTCACGACGCCCGCCGCAGACCGCGCAAACGGCGCCTTCTCCGACGCCATTCAGGGTATGACCACCTACGTCTACAACGAATGGTTCCCGAATTCCGGCTACACTTTCGCGTCCGGCGGCGTCGAATTCGAACTGTACGACGCCCGCAGCGACGGCGACTCGAACCTGCAAATGGATCTGTACGTGCCGGTGGAGAAGCAGGCGGAGTGA
- the ilvA gene encoding threonine ammonia-lyase IlvA, translated as MKTEPTAELDDNKNGDTVTMEDIVRAHHRLREAIVRTPLHRDATLSAKYECDVYLKREDQQVVRSFKIRGSYNKIRSLTQEQHERGIVCASAGNHAQGVAFSCQALGIHGKIYMPSTTPNQKVKMVRKFGGRNVEVILTGDTFDDAYEEAMKVCTEQALTFIHPFDDPMIIAGNGTVGMEIMESLDRPADYVFVTIGGGGLAAGVSQYIKTMSPSTRMIGVEPLGAASMSEAMARGHVVTLDTIDKFIDGAAVKRVGQLTFDICRQRLDEVVKVPEGKVCTTILDLYNENAIVAEPAGAIPVAALDLYQGEIKGKTVVCVISGGNNDIDRMQEIKERSLIFEGLKHYFLINFPQRAGALREFLEKALGPNDDIARFEYTKKSDKENGPALVGIELTSREDYEPLIARMDEQGINYTELNRDPSLFSLLI; from the coding sequence ATGAAAACCGAACCTACTGCGGAATTGGACGATAACAAGAACGGCGATACGGTGACGATGGAAGATATCGTACGGGCGCATCACCGGCTGCGCGAAGCGATCGTGCGCACGCCGCTGCACCGCGATGCGACCCTGTCGGCGAAGTACGAGTGCGACGTGTACCTGAAGCGGGAAGACCAGCAGGTGGTGCGTTCGTTCAAGATTCGCGGCTCCTATAACAAAATCCGCAGCCTGACGCAGGAGCAGCATGAACGCGGCATCGTCTGCGCGAGCGCGGGCAACCATGCGCAGGGCGTCGCTTTTTCGTGTCAGGCGCTCGGCATTCACGGCAAAATCTACATGCCGAGCACGACGCCGAACCAGAAAGTCAAAATGGTGCGCAAATTCGGCGGCCGCAACGTCGAGGTCATTCTGACCGGGGACACGTTCGACGACGCCTACGAAGAAGCGATGAAAGTCTGCACCGAGCAGGCGCTGACGTTTATCCATCCGTTCGACGATCCGATGATCATCGCGGGCAACGGCACGGTCGGCATGGAGATTATGGAGAGTCTGGATCGGCCGGCGGACTATGTGTTCGTGACAATCGGCGGCGGCGGATTGGCGGCCGGCGTATCGCAGTATATCAAGACGATGAGCCCGTCCACGCGCATGATCGGCGTGGAGCCGCTCGGCGCCGCTTCGATGAGCGAAGCGATGGCGCGCGGGCATGTCGTGACGCTCGATACGATCGACAAGTTTATCGACGGCGCGGCGGTCAAGCGGGTCGGGCAGCTGACGTTCGACATCTGCCGGCAGCGTCTCGACGAAGTCGTCAAAGTGCCGGAAGGCAAAGTGTGCACGACCATTCTCGACCTGTATAACGAGAACGCGATCGTGGCCGAACCGGCCGGCGCCATTCCGGTCGCCGCGCTCGATCTGTACCAAGGCGAGATCAAAGGCAAAACGGTCGTCTGCGTCATCAGCGGCGGCAACAACGATATCGACCGGATGCAGGAGATCAAGGAACGGTCGCTTATTTTCGAAGGACTGAAGCATTATTTCCTGATCAACTTCCCTCAGAGAGCCGGCGCGCTGCGCGAGTTTCTCGAGAAAGCGCTCGGTCCGAACGACGATATCGCGCGCTTCGAATATACGAAGAAGAGCGACAAGGAGAACGGTCCGGCACTCGTCGGCATCGAATTGACGTCCCGGGAAGATTACGAACCGCTGATCGCCCGCATGGACGAACAGGGCATCAACTACACCGAGCTTAACCGCGATCCGAGCCTGTTCAGCCTGTTGATCTGA
- the purH gene encoding bifunctional phosphoribosylaminoimidazolecarboxamide formyltransferase/IMP cyclohydrolase has product MSIKRALVSVSDKTGIVEFCRELSQLGVEIISTGGTKNLLAQEGVPVIGISDVTGFPEIMDGRVKTLHPAVHSGLLAVRDNEEHTRQMQELGLDYIDLVVVNLYPFQETIAKPDVAYEDAIENIDIGGPTMLRSAAKNHAFVSVVVDSSDYGKVIEEVRESADTTLDTRKKLAAKVFRHTAAYDALIADYLAKQTGDPLPERYTVTYEKIQDLRYGENPHQAAAFYRAPLAPAGTLTTAEQLHGKELSYNNINDANAALQIVKEFSEPAVVAVKHMNPCGVGVGTTIAEAYGKAYSADPVSIFGGIVAANRTIDAETAQPLSEIFLEIVLAPDFTPEALDILTKKKNIRLLKMGELTSAEGRAAAHVVTSIEGGMVVQESDVHSLGESDLKVVTKRQPTEDELKQMLFGWKVVKHVKSNAIVLAAGDMTVGVGAGQMNRVGSAKIALEQAGDKAQGAILASDAFFPMGDTVELAAKHGIQAIIQPGGSIKDEESIRAADEAGIAMIFTGVRHFKH; this is encoded by the coding sequence GTGAGTATCAAAAGAGCGCTGGTCAGCGTATCGGACAAAACGGGTATCGTCGAATTCTGCCGCGAGCTGTCGCAGCTCGGCGTCGAGATCATCTCCACCGGAGGCACCAAAAACCTGCTGGCGCAGGAAGGCGTTCCGGTCATCGGCATTTCCGACGTGACGGGTTTCCCCGAAATCATGGACGGCCGCGTCAAAACGCTGCATCCCGCCGTACATAGCGGACTGCTCGCCGTGCGAGACAACGAAGAGCATACGCGCCAGATGCAAGAACTGGGCCTGGACTATATCGATCTCGTCGTCGTGAACCTGTATCCGTTCCAGGAGACGATCGCCAAGCCGGACGTCGCTTACGAAGACGCGATCGAGAATATCGATATCGGCGGGCCGACCATGCTGCGTTCCGCGGCCAAAAACCATGCGTTCGTCAGCGTGGTCGTGGACAGTTCGGATTACGGCAAAGTGATCGAGGAAGTGCGCGAAAGCGCCGACACGACGCTTGATACCCGCAAAAAGCTCGCCGCCAAAGTGTTCCGCCACACGGCTGCCTACGATGCGCTGATCGCCGATTACCTGGCCAAGCAGACGGGCGACCCGCTGCCGGAGCGCTACACGGTCACTTACGAGAAAATCCAGGATCTTCGCTACGGGGAAAATCCGCATCAGGCGGCCGCTTTCTACCGCGCGCCATTGGCGCCGGCCGGCACGCTGACGACCGCCGAGCAGCTGCACGGCAAAGAGCTGTCCTACAACAATATCAACGACGCCAACGCGGCGCTCCAGATCGTCAAGGAATTCAGCGAGCCGGCCGTCGTGGCCGTCAAGCATATGAATCCTTGCGGCGTAGGCGTAGGCACGACGATCGCGGAAGCGTACGGCAAAGCGTACAGCGCCGATCCGGTGTCCATTTTCGGCGGCATCGTGGCGGCCAACCGCACGATCGACGCGGAGACGGCGCAGCCGCTCAGCGAGATTTTCCTCGAAATCGTACTGGCTCCCGACTTTACGCCGGAAGCGCTCGACATCCTCACGAAGAAGAAAAATATCCGTCTGCTCAAAATGGGCGAACTGACTTCGGCGGAAGGCCGCGCCGCGGCGCACGTCGTAACGTCGATCGAAGGCGGCATGGTCGTGCAGGAGAGCGACGTGCATTCCCTCGGCGAAAGCGACCTCAAAGTCGTGACGAAGCGCCAGCCGACGGAAGACGAGCTGAAGCAGATGCTGTTCGGGTGGAAAGTCGTCAAGCACGTGAAATCGAACGCGATCGTGCTGGCGGCAGGCGACATGACGGTCGGCGTCGGCGCAGGCCAGATGAACCGGGTCGGTTCGGCCAAAATCGCGCTGGAGCAGGCCGGAGACAAAGCGCAGGGCGCGATTCTCGCTTCCGACGCTTTCTTCCCGATGGGCGACACGGTTGAACTTGCGGCCAAGCACGGCATCCAAGCGATTATTCAGCCGGGCGGCTCGATCAAGGACGAAGAATCGATCCGGGCGGCCGACGAAGCCGGTATCGCGATGATCTTCACGGGCGTGCGCCACTTCAAGCACTAG
- a CDS encoding ArnT family glycosyltransferase has product MLFSVKENETTSRRDRIWLISIMAFVLAVSVFVVLSHNNYFLLGDLNEPNNDDVKYVRSAETLLEGGPLTYINLDSGTEPSAFIMPGMPLLLAAFIGPLGQEGGITAFRLFQCLEQVACVYLLFLIARRVFNRRIALVACVLAALYPPDYFSSGVILTESTFRLLCMLLVLAMMVAVERRKLSGYIIVGILTAAAAYFKPQASLFPAVLLFLWLRDGYSFKEMLRYAGAVLGTYVLLLCPWWIRNWNTFGEFILFTRSAGSPFLLGTRIKYGLPPAGFFDAYPQYDPATIFKGWDSSAIDKGLDILRYGFSHHFWTYLHWYTLGKLEGLYIESYYWRPIWPIQRPFMDAMQKVLVCVTLVGLVSALVRERFGRLLPLLLTFAYFTALYIPFVAFGRYGYPTIVFMLPFTAYALCKVWDLLRRRHTVSGSAGEGYTFK; this is encoded by the coding sequence TTGCTGTTTTCTGTAAAAGAGAACGAAACGACGAGCCGGCGTGACCGGATCTGGCTGATCTCGATCATGGCTTTTGTGCTCGCGGTATCGGTGTTCGTCGTGCTGTCGCACAACAATTACTTTTTGCTCGGCGATCTGAACGAACCGAATAACGACGACGTCAAATACGTGAGAAGCGCCGAGACGCTGCTCGAAGGAGGGCCGCTCACGTACATCAACCTGGACAGCGGGACAGAGCCGAGCGCGTTTATTATGCCGGGCATGCCGCTGCTGCTGGCCGCTTTTATCGGGCCGCTCGGGCAGGAAGGCGGGATCACTGCTTTCCGGTTGTTCCAATGTCTGGAGCAGGTCGCGTGCGTCTATCTGCTGTTCCTGATCGCCCGCCGCGTATTCAACCGCCGGATCGCTTTGGTGGCCTGCGTGCTGGCGGCGTTGTATCCCCCGGATTATTTCTCTTCGGGCGTCATCTTGACGGAATCGACGTTTCGCCTGCTCTGCATGCTGCTCGTGCTTGCCATGATGGTAGCCGTCGAGCGGCGCAAGCTGTCCGGTTACATAATCGTGGGCATTCTGACGGCCGCGGCCGCCTATTTCAAGCCCCAGGCTTCGCTGTTCCCGGCCGTGCTGCTGTTTCTGTGGCTGCGCGACGGATACAGCTTCAAGGAAATGCTGCGCTATGCGGGAGCGGTGCTCGGCACGTATGTCCTGCTGCTGTGTCCGTGGTGGATCCGCAACTGGAACACGTTCGGCGAATTCATCCTGTTCACCCGTTCGGCCGGCAGTCCGTTCCTGCTCGGTACCCGGATCAAATACGGACTGCCGCCGGCCGGATTCTTCGACGCTTATCCGCAGTATGACCCGGCTACTATTTTCAAAGGCTGGGACAGCAGCGCGATCGACAAAGGGCTGGACATTTTGCGTTACGGCTTCTCGCATCATTTCTGGACGTATCTGCATTGGTACACGCTCGGCAAGCTGGAAGGGCTGTACATCGAGTCGTATTACTGGCGTCCGATCTGGCCGATCCAGCGTCCGTTCATGGATGCGATGCAGAAGGTGCTGGTGTGCGTGACGCTGGTCGGGCTCGTGTCGGCGCTGGTCCGGGAACGCTTCGGCCGCCTGCTGCCGCTGCTGCTGACGTTCGCTTATTTTACCGCGCTCTATATTCCGTTCGTGGCGTTCGGGCGTTACGGCTATCCGACGATCGTGTTCATGCTGCCGTTTACGGCTTACGCATTGTGCAAAGTGTGGGATCTGCTTCGCCGCCGGCATACGGTATCGGGCAGCGCGGGCGAAGGTTATACGTTTAAGTGA